One window of the Synechococcus sp. CC9311 genome contains the following:
- a CDS encoding multicopper oxidase family protein codes for MLRRSFLQLGMLSALVGSVSLEAFRTTRAKVRSAWERFISQPTFQRPRNPETVVLEIATAPITVLGKSVVRGCIRQLDGKRGYTTSQDKGVNLELINQLPVPTTVHWHGLILPNSMDGVPFVTQPPIPPGQRQRIHYPLVQNGTFWMHSHYGLQTQNYVAEPFVILNEEQERWADRTITVMLRDFSYTPANQILNNVVAGERGGGTAMAKNLADFAWHQPRMLLTQHWDQANQRFCWKREQGVLMMAPDVVYDALLANERSLDAPEIIDVEPGETVAIRWIAGSAFMSFFLDLGDLEGELLRTDANPVEPINGSVFQLATAQRLTLRVKVPDAPGVFPLLALGERSNLRCGVVLRSNPKLSAPELEPQTDQWTGRLDFNQDKQLRAQKPLTDRAADNTIPIALTGPAPKYTWGLNHRFYPYRDPYWVEEGQRVEMVFSNPTPMGHPMHLHGHEFQIVEIDGEPLAGAMRDTVYVPKGGTCRIAFDANNPGIWAFHCHISYHHVRGMFNVVAYRSADLSWWNTTGFSHEHLRFET; via the coding sequence GTGCTTCGTCGTTCCTTTTTGCAATTGGGCATGCTGAGCGCTCTTGTGGGCAGCGTCAGCCTGGAAGCATTCAGGACAACCAGAGCCAAAGTTCGCTCGGCATGGGAGCGTTTCATCAGCCAGCCGACGTTCCAGCGGCCCCGCAATCCAGAGACTGTTGTCCTTGAAATAGCAACGGCGCCCATTACTGTTTTGGGGAAATCCGTTGTTCGCGGCTGCATTCGTCAGCTGGATGGCAAGCGGGGATACACCACCTCACAAGACAAAGGCGTCAATCTCGAACTGATCAACCAATTACCGGTACCCACAACGGTGCATTGGCATGGGTTGATTCTTCCTAATTCCATGGATGGAGTGCCGTTTGTCACGCAGCCTCCAATTCCGCCTGGACAACGCCAACGAATTCACTACCCGCTAGTGCAAAACGGCACCTTCTGGATGCACTCGCACTATGGCCTTCAGACCCAAAACTACGTGGCTGAGCCTTTTGTGATCCTCAATGAGGAGCAAGAACGTTGGGCTGATCGAACGATCACCGTGATGCTGCGTGATTTCAGTTACACGCCCGCTAACCAAATCCTCAACAACGTCGTTGCTGGCGAGCGCGGTGGCGGGACTGCCATGGCAAAAAACTTGGCAGATTTCGCTTGGCATCAGCCGCGAATGCTGCTCACCCAGCATTGGGATCAAGCAAATCAACGCTTCTGTTGGAAACGTGAGCAAGGGGTCTTGATGATGGCCCCGGATGTTGTTTATGACGCGCTGCTGGCGAATGAACGCAGCCTCGATGCTCCAGAAATCATTGATGTGGAGCCTGGTGAAACCGTGGCGATCCGTTGGATTGCAGGTAGTGCCTTCATGAGCTTTTTCCTCGACCTTGGTGATCTCGAAGGCGAGCTACTGCGCACCGATGCCAATCCCGTGGAGCCGATCAACGGCTCGGTGTTTCAACTCGCTACGGCTCAGCGTTTGACGCTACGCGTCAAGGTGCCGGATGCACCTGGAGTTTTTCCATTACTGGCCTTAGGTGAACGCAGCAATCTGCGCTGCGGCGTTGTGCTGCGTAGCAACCCGAAGCTCAGCGCGCCCGAGTTGGAACCGCAAACGGATCAGTGGACCGGTCGCCTCGATTTCAACCAGGACAAGCAGCTAAGGGCACAAAAACCTCTGACTGATCGTGCTGCTGACAACACGATCCCCATTGCTCTGACAGGACCTGCTCCCAAATACACCTGGGGGCTAAACCATCGTTTTTACCCCTACCGCGATCCTTACTGGGTTGAAGAAGGCCAAAGGGTGGAAATGGTGTTTTCCAATCCCACCCCGATGGGGCATCCCATGCATCTGCATGGCCACGAATTCCAAATTGTTGAAATTGATGGCGAGCCCTTGGCCGGAGCCATGCGCGACACCGTTTATGTGCCCAAAGGGGGGACTTGCCGCATTGCCTTCGATGCCAATAATCCAGGTATTTGGGCCTTCCACTGCCACATCAGCTATCACCACGTGCGCGGCATGTTCAACGTGGTGGCATATCGCTCCGCTGATTTGAGCTGGTGGAATACAACTGGCTTCAGCCACGAACACCTGCGTTTTGAAACTTAA
- a CDS encoding DJ-1 family glyoxalase III, whose translation MTLSNVQSCFMGMFKPSKSMKKQAFQGRYRALIPVANGNEDLEVIAMIDVLRRADIDVVIASVNNEETVTLMKGSRLVVDEPLVNVVHQQWDLIAMAGGIPGAMNLAASTLLRERLRLQHKNKGIIGAICLSPALVLKPAGVLDEMKIVTGNPLAIKTPEQSWPADHFTSILGDRFDATFRVISDEEQQIVLSQTPGTAIEYAIAMVKMLCGEERANAIINYFLVR comes from the coding sequence TTGACATTGTCCAATGTCCAGTCATGTTTTATGGGAATGTTTAAACCATCAAAAAGTATGAAAAAACAAGCTTTCCAGGGCAGATACAGAGCATTGATTCCTGTCGCCAATGGCAACGAGGATCTCGAAGTGATAGCAATGATAGATGTGCTTCGACGTGCTGATATTGATGTTGTGATTGCTAGTGTTAATAATGAAGAGACAGTTACACTGATGAAGGGCAGCCGCCTTGTTGTGGATGAGCCTCTCGTGAATGTTGTTCATCAGCAATGGGATTTAATTGCAATGGCAGGTGGTATTCCAGGTGCAATGAACCTTGCAGCATCAACGCTGCTGCGCGAAAGGCTACGTCTGCAACATAAAAACAAAGGCATCATAGGGGCGATTTGCTTGTCACCTGCACTGGTACTCAAGCCAGCAGGTGTTTTAGATGAGATGAAAATAGTTACTGGCAATCCCTTAGCAATTAAGACTCCAGAACAAAGTTGGCCTGCTGACCATTTCACAAGCATTCTCGGAGATCGGTTTGATGCAACGTTCAGGGTAATCAGCGATGAAGAGCAACAAATCGTGCTTTCGCAAACGCCAGGAACAGCAATTGAATACGCAATTGCAATGGTTAAAATGCTTTGCGGAGAAGAGCGCGCAAATGCCATCATCAATTATTTTTTAGTGCGCTAA
- a CDS encoding alpha-keto acid decarboxylase family protein: MTPSVVTYALDRLADLGIGHVFGVPGDYSFPINDAVEVHPRLRWVPSANELNAAYAADGYARRRGAAIVCTTYGVGELSALNGLMGAMAERLPVFHLVGTPSLRIVRQGLICHHTLGDRNYDRFEAISASASCVSARLTPENAVIELERVIDKALEQSRPAYLTFPMDLALMPITGTPIQGSPLGVIDQHDSVSAELEAVLDLLESRIASASRPVVLPTITLKRFGLVNAFEEFLKASGLAYATTPMDKALLSEQHPAFLGMYNGGRSTPAALQSVVEEADLVVDIGGLVLEDLNTGLWSGSLDPNRIVALHADWVQAGHQVFTSVSISDVLAGLTRRFQTSSKRLSYWGEHRPVRPAPMLPLLGEPDQPTDSASFYPRLQQFLRPNDLLLSDTGTCLLKLNAIRLPDGVTMESQTLWGSIGWGTPAALGCALAEPERRVVLVTGDGAHQLTVQEIGVMGFTGVNPVVIVLNNGLHGIEALISETGHAYNDLPPWHYANIPAALGCKDWWSGRAATVAELEQALAAISAHQGAAYLEVVIPAEESQPLAEEVIEIFHQTTTPKSALTD; this comes from the coding sequence ATGACTCCTTCTGTCGTGACGTATGCCCTAGATCGTTTAGCAGATCTCGGTATCGGCCATGTGTTTGGTGTACCGGGTGACTATTCCTTTCCAATCAACGATGCGGTGGAGGTGCATCCCCGTCTGAGATGGGTGCCATCAGCAAATGAACTGAATGCGGCTTACGCCGCTGATGGCTACGCCCGCCGTCGAGGAGCTGCCATCGTCTGCACCACTTATGGAGTGGGCGAACTGAGTGCTCTTAATGGCCTGATGGGAGCAATGGCTGAACGTCTGCCCGTGTTTCATCTGGTTGGCACTCCCAGTCTTCGGATCGTGCGACAAGGACTCATCTGTCATCACACCCTTGGCGATCGAAACTATGACCGCTTCGAGGCCATCTCCGCTTCTGCAAGTTGTGTCAGCGCCAGGCTCACTCCCGAAAACGCCGTTATCGAATTGGAACGGGTGATTGACAAAGCTCTGGAGCAATCCAGGCCTGCTTATCTCACCTTTCCGATGGATCTGGCTCTCATGCCGATCACCGGTACGCCGATCCAGGGTTCTCCTCTTGGTGTGATCGATCAACACGACAGTGTTTCCGCGGAACTTGAGGCTGTACTTGATCTCCTGGAGTCACGAATTGCCTCAGCATCACGTCCCGTCGTGCTCCCCACAATCACCCTCAAGCGTTTCGGTCTTGTGAATGCATTCGAGGAATTCCTGAAGGCCTCTGGCCTGGCCTATGCAACGACACCCATGGACAAGGCACTGCTCAGTGAGCAACACCCCGCTTTCCTTGGGATGTACAACGGCGGTCGGTCAACCCCAGCTGCCCTGCAAAGCGTTGTGGAGGAAGCCGATCTGGTGGTTGATATAGGGGGGCTGGTTTTGGAGGATCTGAACACAGGCCTATGGAGTGGGTCACTCGATCCCAACCGAATCGTTGCTTTGCATGCCGACTGGGTCCAAGCCGGTCATCAGGTGTTCACCAGTGTCAGCATCAGTGATGTCCTGGCAGGACTAACGAGACGCTTTCAGACATCGTCGAAACGCCTCTCTTACTGGGGAGAGCATCGACCAGTACGGCCCGCTCCCATGCTTCCCCTTCTTGGAGAGCCAGATCAACCCACCGATTCAGCAAGCTTCTACCCCCGCTTGCAGCAATTTCTGCGCCCCAACGACCTGTTGCTATCCGATACAGGCACATGCCTGTTGAAACTCAACGCCATCCGACTACCGGACGGCGTGACTATGGAAAGTCAAACCCTCTGGGGATCAATCGGATGGGGCACACCGGCAGCTCTTGGATGCGCTTTAGCTGAACCCGAGCGTCGGGTCGTTTTGGTCACCGGTGATGGCGCCCACCAGCTCACCGTGCAGGAGATCGGGGTGATGGGCTTCACTGGGGTCAATCCTGTAGTGATCGTTCTGAACAATGGTCTCCACGGGATAGAGGCGTTGATCAGTGAAACGGGTCATGCTTACAACGATTTGCCCCCTTGGCACTACGCAAACATTCCTGCTGCCCTTGGCTGTAAGGATTGGTGGAGTGGACGGGCTGCAACCGTTGCGGAACTGGAGCAAGCATTGGCCGCAATCAGTGCTCATCAAGGAGCTGCTTACCTCGAAGTGGTCATTCCTGCTGAAGAGAGCCAGCCCCTAGCGGAGGAGGTCATTGAAATCTTTCACCAGACGACGACTCCTAAATCGGCGTTAACTGACTAA
- a CDS encoding anti-sigma factor: MTSRSQPNDEFSKRDELLAGSVLGNLSPEEEKALATESFSPEDQTLLEKLKTTHSRIEKHSAPPLSDAVRDRLLNSSKKKSTSNPQNWLIGALLLILAITGGELYQSKLQIASERRETSAISLHPGDHMVALHATKAGKMQNAHGEVLIRPGQASNLLTLNQLPQAPEGRLYRLWAVTPEGVKGCVHFLPDQGGNVVMTIPPQPTGSATKLLISLDPLSSREESDSQPDELVLTGAI; this comes from the coding sequence ATGACTTCGCGCTCTCAACCGAACGATGAATTCAGCAAACGGGATGAACTGTTGGCCGGCAGTGTGCTGGGCAACCTCAGTCCCGAGGAGGAAAAAGCTTTGGCGACTGAATCATTTTCACCAGAAGATCAAACTCTTCTCGAAAAACTGAAAACAACACACAGCCGAATTGAGAAGCATTCTGCACCGCCACTTTCTGATGCAGTAAGAGACAGGCTTCTGAATTCGTCGAAGAAAAAAAGCACCTCCAACCCCCAGAACTGGTTGATTGGAGCCTTACTTCTGATCCTCGCTATTACTGGCGGTGAGCTATATCAATCCAAACTGCAGATCGCTTCTGAGAGAAGAGAAACTTCCGCAATCTCTCTACATCCTGGTGACCACATGGTGGCGCTGCATGCCACGAAAGCAGGAAAGATGCAAAACGCCCATGGGGAGGTTCTCATTCGTCCTGGTCAGGCAAGCAACCTCCTCACCTTGAACCAATTACCGCAGGCACCTGAAGGAAGGCTTTACCGCCTCTGGGCTGTGACGCCTGAAGGAGTTAAAGGCTGCGTTCACTTTCTTCCGGATCAGGGAGGAAATGTGGTGATGACCATCCCACCACAACCCACCGGATCAGCAACAAAACTGCTGATCAGCCTCGACCCCCTTTCATCTCGCGAAGAGTCGGATTCTCAACCAGACGAACTTGTGCTGACCGGCGCAATCTAA
- a CDS encoding sigma-70 family RNA polymerase sigma factor, with amino-acid sequence MSSHEAISPEELALLYDEHSAAVHRLAFSLLSQRQEAEDLTHDVFLRLQRGGFDSNRGEIRQYLLLLTRSMGINRINKHRNRRRILERFRPAHSQQDPMDLQSVDARYQLERALAQLSSREQQILAMNYHQDISQSNIAESLHLPLGTVKTISRRALLKLRNALSSQEEN; translated from the coding sequence GTGAGCTCTCATGAAGCCATTAGTCCAGAGGAGCTAGCCCTCCTCTACGACGAACATTCAGCAGCTGTGCATCGGCTCGCCTTCAGCCTTCTCTCACAGCGACAGGAGGCTGAAGATCTCACTCACGATGTCTTCTTACGCTTGCAACGTGGGGGCTTCGATTCGAATCGTGGGGAAATCCGTCAGTACCTTTTGCTGCTGACCCGATCGATGGGCATCAACAGAATTAACAAACATCGCAATCGTCGCCGAATCCTCGAACGATTCCGGCCAGCTCACTCTCAGCAAGATCCTATGGATCTCCAGTCAGTTGATGCCCGATACCAACTTGAACGGGCCCTGGCTCAGCTCTCATCACGTGAACAACAGATCCTTGCCATGAATTATCACCAAGACATCAGTCAAAGCAACATTGCAGAATCGCTACATCTGCCACTGGGAACAGTTAAGACGATCAGTCGTCGGGCATTGCTCAAACTCCGTAATGCACTTTCATCACAAGAGGAAAACTAA
- a CDS encoding cytochrome c biogenesis protein CcdA, translating to MSTFSKNHWISRRAPLLVLVLTAAVVVVSAGQLESAVLSVSQSYADWLTRWTGTNDWAVLGLPALAFGGGLIASVSPCVLALLPVQLSYLGAQKQQRPNPGKVIQFSLGVVTAYSILGLFTSLAGALIIDYRGGLFITAGVIVIAMALQLKGWGPRFPWHRLDIGAIAAPGLINRVPAGPFLIGFTFALVTSPCASPVLAAVLSASAATSSPPLAVAAMVLYAIGYSMVILLAGLGVELGGLRRQLLKRGDQITGISAMVLLTFGGIYLWTGFQDLVLQGHT from the coding sequence ATGTCAACTTTCAGCAAAAATCACTGGATATCACGCCGCGCACCACTCTTAGTTCTCGTCCTGACCGCAGCGGTCGTTGTCGTTTCTGCAGGACAGCTTGAGTCAGCTGTTCTGTCCGTCAGTCAGAGCTATGCCGACTGGCTCACACGTTGGACTGGAACAAATGACTGGGCTGTTTTGGGTTTGCCAGCGCTGGCCTTCGGAGGCGGATTGATTGCCAGTGTGTCTCCCTGCGTGCTCGCGTTGCTCCCCGTACAGCTCTCTTATCTGGGTGCTCAAAAGCAGCAACGCCCGAACCCTGGCAAGGTGATCCAGTTCAGCCTTGGAGTGGTGACGGCCTACAGCATTCTTGGATTGTTCACATCCTTGGCAGGAGCACTAATCATTGATTACCGAGGTGGATTGTTCATCACTGCAGGCGTGATCGTGATCGCCATGGCTTTGCAGTTGAAAGGTTGGGGACCACGGTTTCCCTGGCATCGCCTAGACATTGGAGCCATTGCTGCGCCGGGATTGATCAACAGGGTCCCTGCAGGTCCTTTCTTGATTGGATTTACCTTCGCTTTGGTCACATCTCCCTGCGCAAGCCCTGTTCTTGCCGCCGTACTCAGTGCATCTGCAGCCACAAGCTCCCCACCTTTGGCAGTCGCAGCAATGGTCTTGTATGCCATTGGATACAGCATGGTGATTTTGCTAGCAGGGTTAGGTGTTGAACTCGGTGGTCTTCGCCGCCAGCTGCTCAAACGAGGTGATCAGATCACGGGAATCAGTGCCATGGTTCTGCTGACATTTGGTGGGATCTACCTTTGGACTGGGTTCCAGGATCTGGTGCTGCAGGGTCACACGTGA
- a CDS encoding thioredoxin domain-containing protein, whose product MSTRPVWISSDSTLTLKQRALVITLLGAAFVPIAATLAPLPETPVALSLLKPAKAASPLATSLQGKPVMVEVYATWCSACQKIKPVLNSLRQKEGNTVHWVRFDVSNSTAAQNSAARAQKLGLGQFFKSNRSQTSLVSIFNPETGAVVKTFRAQPKLDPYLQAIKKTRSMIGR is encoded by the coding sequence TTGAGCACTCGGCCGGTATGGATATCCAGTGATTCAACTCTCACTTTGAAACAACGTGCTTTGGTCATCACCCTGCTGGGTGCTGCTTTTGTTCCTATCGCTGCAACTCTGGCACCACTTCCAGAAACACCCGTGGCGCTCTCTCTCTTAAAACCAGCAAAAGCAGCAAGCCCTCTCGCCACGTCTCTACAAGGGAAACCAGTGATGGTTGAGGTATATGCAACTTGGTGCAGCGCTTGCCAGAAAATCAAGCCGGTCCTGAACTCCCTACGCCAAAAAGAAGGGAACACAGTGCACTGGGTGCGATTCGATGTCTCAAACTCCACTGCTGCTCAGAACTCAGCTGCTCGAGCACAGAAACTCGGCCTAGGCCAATTCTTTAAAAGCAATCGGAGTCAAACCAGTTTGGTGAGCATCTTCAATCCAGAAACCGGTGCTGTAGTCAAAACGTTCCGTGCGCAGCCCAAGCTTGATCCTTACCTCCAGGCCATCAAGAAAACTCGTTCCATGATTGGTCGCTGA
- a CDS encoding metal ABC transporter permease, with the protein MAEVDFLSLLSEPFMQRALLGGMLTGALGGVLGSFAVLRQLSFFSDALGHSSLLGITLGILLGVNPTLVLIPFAVLFALLVSQLVERSALPTDALLNIVYSSSLAIAILALSRVDTYRGGIQQLLFGDILGISRLDVVVIAGFLIASVIYLGLSMRAQVLLTLNQDLAGAMGVRTRWHGLAFIILLAVVVAISIKAVGVLLISAFVVIPACAGKLLSRSFPVYVMISSAIGGGCALLGLLFSGLSNLPSGPSVVMVQFLGFLLALLLNSRIRSNLDPT; encoded by the coding sequence ATGGCTGAAGTCGATTTTTTAAGCCTCCTGTCTGAGCCGTTTATGCAACGCGCCTTGCTCGGCGGCATGTTGACTGGTGCCCTTGGCGGAGTACTCGGCAGCTTTGCCGTTCTTCGGCAGCTGTCCTTTTTCAGCGATGCCTTAGGCCATTCATCACTGTTAGGAATCACTTTAGGCATTTTGCTTGGTGTGAATCCCACCCTTGTGTTGATTCCTTTTGCTGTTTTGTTCGCATTGCTTGTCAGTCAGCTGGTCGAGCGCAGCGCTCTTCCCACGGATGCCCTGTTGAACATTGTTTATTCAAGTTCATTGGCAATAGCAATCTTGGCGCTCAGCCGTGTAGACACCTACCGTGGAGGAATTCAACAGCTGTTGTTTGGGGACATCCTCGGGATTAGTCGGCTTGATGTTGTTGTTATTGCGGGTTTCCTTATTGCAAGTGTGATCTATCTAGGTCTCAGTATGCGGGCTCAAGTATTGCTCACACTCAATCAAGATTTGGCGGGTGCGATGGGAGTTCGTACCCGTTGGCATGGTTTAGCATTTATCATTCTTTTAGCAGTTGTTGTTGCGATATCAATTAAAGCAGTAGGTGTTTTGCTTATTTCAGCCTTTGTTGTGATTCCTGCTTGTGCTGGTAAACTACTTAGCCGAAGTTTTCCTGTTTATGTGATGATTTCATCTGCTATTGGTGGTGGGTGTGCCTTGCTAGGACTTTTGTTTTCAGGTTTATCAAATCTTCCTTCAGGACCTTCAGTGGTGATGGTTCAGTTTCTAGGTTTCTTGCTTGCGTTGTTACTAAATAGCCGTATACGTTCAAATTTGGACCCCACTTGA
- a CDS encoding metal ABC transporter ATP-binding protein, with amino-acid sequence MSVKEAVLTVHDLSVERSGRLAVEGVSFALPAESDTALVGPNGAGKSTLVSALLGLLPHASGRVELLGQPLDAHGSLPRSVRAQIAYVPQNLVVQGLLPLSVAEFVGFGFDLPGPRLPWSSGKQRMEAVFTALERTQTCDLRNRLLTELSGGQLKRVLLAFCLVRPRRLLVLDEAQAGLDVHSNEQFQQQLLELRRQEGWTVLQVSHDLEMVRRSSDQVLCLNRSLRCSGSPEATLSEERVGELYGLNMASQRQQIYG; translated from the coding sequence ATGAGTGTGAAAGAAGCAGTCCTAACGGTTCATGATCTCAGCGTCGAACGTTCCGGACGTTTGGCAGTAGAGGGCGTTTCATTTGCCCTCCCCGCTGAAAGTGACACGGCCCTCGTTGGTCCTAATGGAGCAGGAAAGAGCACGCTTGTTTCCGCTTTGTTAGGGCTGCTTCCTCACGCGTCTGGTCGTGTTGAGTTGTTGGGTCAGCCCCTTGATGCACATGGTTCTTTGCCGCGTTCTGTACGTGCCCAGATCGCTTATGTTCCACAAAACCTTGTGGTTCAAGGTTTATTGCCTCTCTCTGTTGCTGAGTTTGTGGGCTTCGGGTTTGATTTGCCAGGGCCCCGCCTGCCCTGGAGTTCAGGAAAACAGAGAATGGAAGCCGTGTTTACGGCTTTGGAGCGAACTCAAACCTGTGATCTACGCAATCGCCTGTTGACAGAGCTTTCTGGTGGACAGCTGAAACGGGTGCTGCTGGCTTTTTGTCTGGTTCGTCCTCGACGATTGCTGGTGCTTGATGAAGCGCAAGCAGGTTTAGATGTTCATTCCAATGAGCAGTTTCAACAACAACTACTGGAATTACGCCGTCAGGAAGGCTGGACTGTCTTGCAGGTGTCTCACGACCTTGAGATGGTTCGTCGAAGCAGCGATCAGGTGCTTTGCTTAAACCGAAGTTTGCGCTGCAGTGGTAGTCCTGAGGCAACCCTCAGTGAGGAGCGTGTGGGCGAGCTATATGGGCTGAATATGGCGTCTCAGCGCCAACAGATCTATGGCTGA
- a CDS encoding metal ABC transporter solute-binding protein, Zn/Mn family yields MAALVSCGTPQKSDGASDQSKLNVVTTFLPITLFTEAVAGECATVTALIPPNLGPHDFQATPSDIAALSNAAVLVKNGLGIEYFLEKLTDSAENDTLQVIDTSRGVAVIQSAEEEGGHHHHHHGGDHGGDHGEVNPHIWLDPLRAVQQVENIRDGLVKADPDCADGYMQRAAAYSDQLKELNATFATQLKPFRGQTFIAFHDFAPYFAERYDIKAEFVVDVPEMNPTPADLQRVSNQVERSQLKALLSEPQEGARSFNAVAEDLGVNVVTFDPLETGSEEASKQPDTYFKVMKNNVASLIKAFGV; encoded by the coding sequence ATGGCGGCTCTCGTTTCCTGTGGCACTCCACAAAAATCAGATGGCGCCAGTGATCAATCCAAACTAAATGTTGTGACAACGTTTTTGCCGATCACTCTTTTTACGGAAGCGGTTGCGGGTGAATGTGCCACTGTTACGGCACTGATTCCACCTAATCTTGGCCCCCATGATTTTCAGGCCACACCATCTGATATCGCTGCTCTAAGTAATGCTGCTGTCTTGGTTAAGAATGGTTTGGGTATCGAATATTTTCTTGAAAAATTGACCGACTCAGCTGAGAACGACACGCTTCAGGTGATTGACACCAGTCGCGGTGTAGCTGTGATTCAGTCGGCTGAGGAGGAGGGAGGTCATCATCATCACCATCATGGTGGTGATCATGGTGGTGATCATGGTGAGGTCAATCCACACATCTGGTTAGATCCACTACGCGCTGTCCAACAGGTCGAAAACATCCGTGATGGTTTGGTGAAGGCCGATCCAGATTGCGCTGACGGTTATATGCAACGGGCGGCAGCATATAGCGATCAGCTGAAGGAGTTGAATGCAACCTTTGCCACCCAGCTCAAGCCTTTTCGTGGCCAGACCTTCATCGCCTTCCATGACTTTGCTCCCTATTTCGCAGAGCGTTATGACATCAAAGCTGAGTTTGTCGTTGACGTTCCCGAGATGAACCCCACTCCAGCGGATCTCCAACGAGTGTCCAATCAAGTGGAGCGGTCTCAGCTCAAGGCTCTGCTGAGTGAACCCCAGGAAGGTGCTCGCTCTTTTAACGCTGTAGCAGAGGATCTTGGAGTCAATGTGGTGACCTTTGACCCACTGGAAACTGGTTCGGAAGAAGCGTCGAAACAACCCGATACGTATTTTAAGGTGATGAAGAACAACGTGGCCTCTCTCATCAAGGCTTTCGGCGTCTAG